One window from the genome of Marinobacter sp. es.048 encodes:
- the mltF gene encoding membrane-bound lytic murein transglycosylase MltF, with amino-acid sequence MSRWKCAHGLLILPLVLAGCSEDNSQPTTTDLKPPSETGTLKVATRNGSTTYYLDRHENPVGPEHALISAYAEQRGWQVEWRLLESTSEVLAALESGNTHLAAAGLTHLASRDERFARGPAHTEITEQLVCHRDARPMPRKSEDIPGTDIVVTAGSSYVETLNKLNEQHPEIRFQADADRTTEVILSDVAERDVGCTVADSNIVQVMRRHFPHLEVAMTLTEGRNLGWYLPRGSEDLGSDAHEWMNSVDGDEAIGLMENQYYSYIGDFDFVDLRALNRRIEDRLPKFIDKFREAEAKTGMPADLLAALAYQESHWDPTARSPTGVRGIMMLTQRTAKSLGVTNRLDPEAAIDGGARYLADRHRRLPETIPEPDRTFLALASYNIGRGHLLDARELARTLNKNPDSWQEMTEVLPLKADKRYYPSTRYGYARGYEPVHYVQRIRNYRDVIRSAFE; translated from the coding sequence ATGTCCCGATGGAAGTGCGCCCATGGCCTCCTGATCCTGCCGCTTGTATTGGCCGGTTGCAGTGAAGACAACAGCCAACCGACGACAACGGATCTTAAACCACCGTCAGAGACCGGGACACTGAAAGTCGCCACCCGCAATGGCTCCACCACCTATTACCTGGACCGCCATGAAAACCCCGTCGGCCCCGAACATGCGCTGATCAGCGCCTATGCCGAACAACGTGGCTGGCAGGTGGAATGGCGCCTGCTGGAATCCACCAGTGAGGTTCTTGCTGCGCTGGAGTCTGGCAACACTCACCTGGCGGCAGCCGGGCTGACCCACTTGGCCTCCCGCGATGAGCGGTTCGCCCGGGGCCCGGCCCACACCGAAATTACCGAACAACTGGTGTGCCATCGCGATGCACGCCCCATGCCGCGGAAATCCGAGGACATTCCGGGAACCGATATTGTCGTAACTGCCGGCTCCAGCTACGTCGAAACCCTCAATAAACTGAATGAGCAACACCCGGAAATCAGGTTTCAGGCAGATGCAGATCGCACCACCGAAGTGATTCTCTCGGATGTTGCCGAGAGGGACGTTGGCTGTACCGTGGCCGATTCCAACATTGTTCAAGTGATGCGCAGGCACTTCCCGCATCTGGAAGTGGCAATGACGCTTACAGAGGGCCGGAATCTGGGCTGGTACCTGCCCAGGGGTTCAGAGGATCTGGGCTCAGATGCCCACGAGTGGATGAATAGCGTGGATGGCGACGAAGCCATAGGCCTGATGGAGAACCAATACTATTCCTACATTGGTGATTTCGATTTTGTCGATCTGAGGGCGCTGAACCGCCGGATTGAGGATCGGCTACCCAAATTCATCGATAAATTCAGGGAAGCGGAGGCCAAAACCGGGATGCCCGCAGACCTGCTAGCCGCCCTGGCTTACCAGGAGTCCCATTGGGACCCAACGGCAAGATCCCCCACCGGCGTCCGGGGCATCATGATGCTGACTCAGCGAACTGCCAAATCCCTGGGTGTCACCAACCGGTTAGACCCCGAGGCCGCTATTGATGGCGGAGCACGTTACCTGGCCGATCGACACCGGCGACTGCCCGAGACCATCCCGGAGCCGGACCGCACCTTCCTGGCGCTGGCCAGCTACAATATCGGCCGGGGCCACCTGCTGGATGCCCGGGAGCTGGCCCGGACCTTGAACAAGAATCCGGACTCCTGGCAGGAAATGACCGAGGTTTTACCCCTCAAGGCGGACAAGCGATACTACCCCAGCACCCGTTACGGATACGCCCGTGGCTACGAGCCCGTGCACTACGTGCAGCGGATCCGCAACTACCGGGACGTCATACGTTCGGCCTTTGAGTGA
- a CDS encoding flavin-containing monooxygenase, producing the protein MSNQHFDVLIIGAGVSGIGMACHLKRECPGKSFAILERRQSLGGTWDLFRYPGIRSDSDMFTFGYNFRPWTGGKVLADGASIKNYVAETAREHDVERHIRFGLAVKTADWSGVDNCWKLKALNEVTGETEHYTANLMVGCTGYYNYDQGYKPDFPGESDFRGQIVHPQHWPENLDYTGRKVVVIGSGATAITLVPTMAEKAEHVTMLQRSPTYLMPLPSIDKVTLALQKILPEKTAYRLTRARNISISRFLYRRSRKSPQFMRRVFLGIIKRKVGDIADMRHFTPDYNPWDQRLCVVKDGDLFQAMKAGKAAIATDHIDRFTETGIRLKSGEELEADIIIPATGLDIQMLGGIRPTVDGEEVVMKDKVIYKNVMVEGVPNAGMIFGYTNSSWTLKVDIAAEYLCRLMNLMDKRGYRIVVARDTENSRGEDTVLGSLDAGYIRRAADRLPRQGTHGPWKSSQNYLEDVKILRFEPIEDGYLEFDGKRTRASHKESGGFLRPLRSALFGT; encoded by the coding sequence ATGAGTAACCAGCATTTCGATGTACTGATCATCGGCGCCGGCGTTTCCGGCATTGGCATGGCATGCCACCTGAAGCGTGAATGTCCTGGCAAATCGTTTGCCATCCTCGAGCGTCGGCAGTCCCTGGGTGGCACCTGGGATCTGTTCCGTTACCCGGGAATTCGTTCGGATTCGGACATGTTTACCTTCGGCTACAATTTCCGCCCCTGGACCGGCGGCAAGGTGCTGGCGGACGGCGCATCGATCAAGAATTATGTGGCGGAGACTGCCAGGGAACACGACGTTGAGCGCCACATTCGCTTTGGCCTGGCGGTAAAGACGGCGGACTGGTCCGGCGTCGACAATTGCTGGAAGCTCAAGGCCCTGAATGAAGTAACCGGCGAAACCGAGCACTACACCGCCAACCTCATGGTCGGCTGTACCGGCTATTACAATTATGATCAGGGCTACAAACCGGACTTCCCTGGCGAAAGCGATTTCCGTGGCCAGATTGTGCACCCGCAGCACTGGCCGGAGAATCTCGACTACACAGGCAGGAAGGTGGTGGTCATTGGCAGCGGCGCAACCGCGATCACCCTGGTGCCCACCATGGCGGAGAAGGCCGAGCATGTGACCATGCTCCAGCGCTCACCCACCTATCTGATGCCTTTGCCCTCCATAGACAAGGTGACCCTGGCCCTGCAGAAAATATTGCCCGAGAAGACCGCCTACCGGCTGACCCGGGCCCGGAACATTTCCATTTCCCGGTTTCTTTACCGGCGTTCCAGAAAGAGCCCGCAGTTCATGCGTCGGGTGTTCCTGGGCATTATCAAGCGCAAGGTTGGCGACATCGCCGACATGCGCCACTTCACGCCGGATTACAATCCCTGGGACCAGCGCCTGTGTGTGGTGAAAGACGGGGATCTATTCCAGGCCATGAAAGCGGGCAAGGCGGCCATCGCCACCGACCATATTGACCGCTTCACGGAAACCGGCATCCGTCTGAAATCCGGCGAGGAACTGGAAGCGGATATCATCATCCCGGCAACGGGTCTGGATATCCAGATGCTGGGGGGTATCCGGCCGACGGTGGATGGCGAAGAAGTGGTGATGAAAGACAAGGTCATCTACAAGAATGTGATGGTGGAGGGTGTGCCCAATGCTGGCATGATCTTCGGGTACACCAACAGTTCTTGGACCCTGAAGGTGGATATTGCCGCCGAGTACCTTTGCCGGCTGATGAATCTGATGGACAAGCGTGGTTATCGCATCGTGGTGGCCCGGGATACCGAAAACAGTCGAGGCGAAGACACGGTCCTCGGCTCGCTCGACGCTGGCTACATTCGCCGGGCCGCCGATCGCCTGCCCCGTCAGGGCACTCACGGGCCCTGGAAATCGTCTCAGAATTACCTCGAAGATGTGAAAATCCTGAGATTCGAGCCGATCGAGGATGGCTACCTGGAATTCGACGGCAAGCGGACTCGTGCGAGCCACAAGGAATCCGGCGGCTTCCTGAGACCCCTGCGCTCGGCCCTCTTCGGGACCTGA